Proteins co-encoded in one Methanobacterium formicicum genomic window:
- a CDS encoding elongation factor 1-beta — protein MGEVVATIKLMPESPEVDLAQLKETVEQSIPEGTELHKIEEEPIAFGLVALNVMVVVDDGEGGTENAEEAFNQIDDVASVEVLDVRRLM, from the coding sequence ATGGGAGAAGTAGTTGCAACTATAAAATTAATGCCCGAAAGTCCAGAAGTAGACCTGGCCCAGTTAAAAGAAACAGTTGAACAGTCCATACCAGAAGGAACTGAATTACATAAAATTGAGGAAGAACCCATTGCCTTCGGTCTGGTGGCTCTCAATGTAATGGTAGTTGTTGATGACGGTGAAGGTGGAACTGAAAATGCGGAGGAAGCCTTCAACCAGATCGACGATGTGGCCAGTGTAGAAGTGCTGGACGTCCGCCGGTTAATGTAA
- a CDS encoding tripartite tricarboxylate transporter permease, translated as MLDLVLACVIGVLCGVVTGLIPGIHVNTAGAFVFSASPLLLYSYSPEVLAVFLLSMSISHALLEFVPSMYLGVPEEGTVLSVMPGHHLLLQGRGKEALRLVSLGGFGAMIVTIILLPLFMVGLPFVYGLLKPYIWIILSVTVIYMLIRLSRDWTSFIWSCILFLFSGIMGWVALNSPLSASVSLLCLFSGLFGVSTLLHSLSQKSVLPPQHQDYHLEIDGGIFRGIFAGGIAGSILGFLPGMGPAQGSLLAQELSGSSDRGSEREGFLVAMSGVNASDALFSLIAIYLIGNPRSGIAVYVNQILQGLDFNHLLIMIFAAITSVSISLVLCIKLGDWFSHFIEKINYEKLSWLVIVFMSFLVVLFAVMENANLFFVIVTYITSVSLGLLPHYLDINKSNLMGVLIIPAIVIYTGIS; from the coding sequence ATGTTGGATCTGGTACTGGCCTGTGTAATTGGGGTTTTATGTGGCGTGGTAACTGGTTTAATCCCGGGTATTCATGTGAATACTGCCGGCGCCTTTGTTTTCTCCGCATCACCCCTTCTTCTCTACTCTTATTCTCCAGAAGTACTGGCTGTTTTCCTGTTGTCCATGTCCATATCCCACGCACTTCTGGAGTTTGTACCCTCCATGTACTTGGGAGTACCAGAGGAGGGAACTGTCCTTTCAGTCATGCCAGGTCATCACCTCCTGCTGCAGGGAAGGGGAAAGGAAGCCTTACGCCTGGTCTCCCTGGGAGGGTTTGGGGCCATGATAGTAACCATAATCCTTTTACCTCTATTTATGGTGGGGTTACCATTTGTGTACGGCCTTTTAAAACCATACATCTGGATTATATTATCGGTGACAGTGATTTACATGTTGATACGCCTCAGCCGGGACTGGACTTCATTTATATGGTCCTGCATCCTGTTCCTTTTTTCAGGGATCATGGGATGGGTTGCCCTTAACTCCCCCTTATCGGCAAGTGTTTCCTTATTATGTCTTTTTTCCGGCCTTTTCGGAGTAAGCACCCTTCTTCACAGTCTATCTCAAAAATCGGTGCTACCTCCCCAGCACCAGGATTATCACCTGGAAATAGATGGGGGCATATTTCGGGGGATATTTGCCGGGGGAATTGCCGGAAGTATTCTGGGATTTCTACCGGGCATGGGACCAGCCCAGGGAAGTCTTCTGGCCCAGGAGTTAAGTGGTAGTTCCGATCGTGGTAGTGAGAGGGAGGGCTTTTTAGTGGCCATGAGTGGTGTTAACGCATCTGATGCCCTTTTTTCACTTATAGCAATTTATCTAATTGGTAATCCTCGCAGTGGCATTGCGGTTTATGTTAACCAGATACTGCAGGGACTGGACTTTAATCATCTTCTAATCATGATATTCGCGGCCATAACCAGTGTATCCATTTCCCTGGTTCTCTGTATAAAATTAGGGGACTGGTTTAGTCATTTTATAGAAAAAATAAATTATGAGAAATTATCGTGGCTGGTTATAGTTTTTATGAGTTTTTTGGTGGTCCTTTTTGCGGTGATGGAAAATGCGAATCTGTTTTTTGTAATAGTGACCTACATAACATCGGTTTCCCTTGGATTGCTCCCCCACTATTTAGACATTAATAAATCAAACCTTATGGGGGTGTTAATTATTCCGGCCATTGTGATTTACACGGGAATAAGCTAA
- a CDS encoding zinc finger domain-containing protein, translating to MEKIECTSCKQEISPVETYVKFVCPECDEVLYRCQKCRTFGHLYQCKCGFKGP from the coding sequence ATGGAAAAAATAGAATGTACATCATGTAAACAAGAGATATCACCTGTAGAGACCTATGTAAAATTTGTATGTCCTGAATGTGACGAAGTACTGTACCGATGTCAGAAATGCCGAACCTTCGGTCATCTCTACCAGTGCAAGTGCGGATTTAAAGGTCCCTAA